CCGCTTACAAAGAGATAAAAATTGTTTTTTTAAACCCTAAAATCAATTTGAACGAAACCATTAAAAATTTAGTGGAATTAGCCACTTTAGCCAGAAAAGATGGGGTGTTGAGTTTGGAGGGGCGGGTGGCGCAAATTGAAGACGATTTCACCCGCAATGGCTTGTCTATGATCATAGATGGCAAGGATTTAAAATCCGTTAAGGAAAGCTTAGAAATCAGCATTGAAGAAATGGAAGAGTATTACCACGGCGCCGCTCATTATTGGGAGACTGCCGGTGAGACCGCTCCTACTATGGGGTTAGTGGGGGCGGTTATGGGGCTTATGCTAGCCTTGCAAAAACTGGACAATCCGGCTGAAATGGCAGCAGGGATCGCTGGGGCATTTACGGCCACTGTTACAGGGATTATGTGCGCTTATGCGATTTTTGGCCCTTTTGGGCATAAGCTCAAGGCTAAATCTAAAGACATTATCAAAGAAAAAACCGTTCTTTTAGAGGGGATTTTAGGCATCGCTAATGGGGAAAATCCAAGGGATTTAGAAAACAAACTCTTAAACTACATCGCTCCCGGTGAGCCTAAAAAATCTCAATTTGAGGGCTAAAGATGGCTAAGAAAAACAAACCCACCGAATGCCCCGCCGGCGAGAAATGGGCGGTTCCTTATGCGGACTTTTTGTCGTTGTTGCTCGCGCTTTTTATCGCTCTTTATGCCATTTCAGCGGTCAATAAATCCAAAGTGGAAGCCTTAAAAACCGAATTCATTAAGATTTTTAATTACGCCCCTAAGCCAGAGGCGATGCAGCCGGTTGTAGTGATCCCGCCTGATTCAGGGAAAGAAGAAGAGCAAATGGCGAGCGAAAGCTCCAAACCGGCTTCGCAAAATACCGAAACAAAAGCCACTATCGCTCGCAAAGGCGAAGGCAGTGTTTTAGAGCAAATTGATCAAGGCTCTGTTTTAAAGCTCCCCTCTAGTTTGTTGTTTGAAAACGCCACTTCAGACGCTATCAATCAAGACATGATGCTTTATCTTGAACGGATCGCTAAAATCATTCAAAAACTCCCTAAAAGGGTGCATATCAATGTGAGAGGTTTTACGGATAATACGCCTTTAGTTAAAACCCGTTTTAAAAGCCACTATGAATTAGCCGCCAATCGCGCTTATAGGGTGATGAAAGTCCTTATGCAATACGGCGTGGATCCTAACCAATTGTCTTTTTCTTCTTATGGCTCTACCAACCCTATCGCGCCTAATGACTCCCTAGAAAACAGAATGAAAAACAATCGTGTGGAAATCTTTTTTTCAACCGATGCGAACGATTTGAGTAAAATCCATTCTATTTTAGATGAAGAATTCAATCCCCACAAACAGCAAGAATGAATCGCATGAATAAAAATTATCTTTTAATCTTTTTGTTGTTAGCGAGCCTTGTTGCTAGAGAAAAGGACGCTTCTTCAAACCTTTTTGATTTGATTGATAAAGGGATCAACAGAGAACAAGAATTAAAAGAGCAGGAGCAAAAAACGCGCTTAAAACTGGCTCAAAGCCCTTTAGTGGCTTTAGAGATTGTCCCCCAAGAAACGCCCTATTTAGAATGGCAAGGGGCTAGGGAATCGTATTATTTAAAGGTGAGTGCTGTCGTGGAGAGCGTGGTTATCTTAAAAATTGACATCAATCAAGGGCGTTCTTGCTCGCTCTACCCCACGCCTAAAAGCGTTTCTTTAGTGAGGAATCAAAGCGTAGCCTATGAAATTTTATGCGAAAATCAGCCGCTATGGATAGAAGTGAGCACCAATTTAGGCAAACGCACCTTTCAGTTTTAACCTGCAACCAACATTAAAGAATGCCTTTAGCATTTTAAAACCCCTTTATTCAAATAAGTTTAGTTATAATGCTAGGCATGGGCGTTTTTAAACAATTGATCAAAGAATTGTATGAGTGGTTGCTCCATTCTGTGGATGTGGTTACGCAACATTTAGTTGCTATGGTGTTAAAAATAAGCGTGGTAAAATATTTGATAAAAGAATTTCATGATCGCTTCATTTACTTTATAGACTTGCTCGCGCAACATTTTATCATCGTTGCGCTTTCTAGTCTTCTCGTTCTGGTGTTTGGGGTTTTGATTGGGGTTTTTGTGTTTTATAACTCAAAGGCTAGGGCGTTCTTGCTCCCTGTGGTGAATTTCCTCTACACCATCCCATCGCTTGCGTTATTCGCGTTATTCATTCCTGTGATTGGGGTGGGGTTAAAAAACGCGCTTTTAGTGTTGGTTTTATACGGCTTATTGCCCATTGTCCATAGCACTTATAACGCTTTAAAAGAGGCGCGAGAAGAGGTGATTAAGGCCGCTATTGGGCTAGGGTGTAACTCCAAAGAGTTGTTTTTTAGGGTGCATTTCTTGCTCGCTATCCCCCAAATTTTAGTGGGCTTAAGGATTGCAGTGGTGATGTTAGTGGCGATGGCTGGGATTGGGGCGCTCATTGGGGCTGGAGGCTTAGGGCAGGCGATTTTTAGAGGGCTAAACACGCAAAACACCACGCTTTTAGTGGCGGGTAGTTTGATTATTGCTCTTTTTAGTGTTTTAGCGGATAAATTTGTGAGCGTCTTTCAGCATGAAAACGCCTTACAACGCCTATTTTCTCAAAACGCCACCCAAAAACAAAAAAGAAGAGTTTATACTAATTTAGCGGTGTTTCTTTTTTTATTGCTAGCGAGCGCTTTATGGCTCATTCCTAGAAACGCCATAGAAGAAAAGCCCTTAGTCGTGGCCACAAAACCTAGCAGCGAGCAGTATATTTTGGGCGAGATTTTAAGCCTTTTGTTAGAAAAACACCACATTCCTATCAAGCGAGCGTTTGGCATTGGTGGGGGGACGATGAATATCCATCCGGCATTAATTAGGGGCGATTTTGATTTGTATGTGGAATATACCGGCACCGCTTGGGTGAATACGCTCAAAAACCCTTTGACTCAAAAAGTGGATTTTGAAACGATTAAAAAGCGTTATGAGAAGGAATTTAATCTTTTATGGGTGGGGCTTTTGGGCTTTAATAACACCTATTCTTTAGCGATTTCTAAAGAAGACGCTCAAAAATACGCGATTGAAACTTTCAGCGATTTAGCCTTTCATAGCCCGAATTTTGATTTTGGAGCGGAGTTTGACTTTTTTGAAAGAGAGGACGCTTTTAAGGGCTTAGTGAAAGCTTATCGCTTTCGTTTTAGAAGTTTGCATGAAATGGATATTAATTTGCGTTATAAAAGTTTTGAATCCCATAAAATCAACGCTTTAGATGTCTTCACCACAGACGCTCAAATCAAAGAATTGGATTTAAAGGTGCTTAAGGACGATAAAGGGTTTTTCCCTAATTATCAGGCCGGTATTGTTATAAGAAAAGAAACTATAAAAAAGTATCCTGAAGCGTTAAAAATCTTAGAAAAATTGGATTCAAAAATTAGCGATGAAAAAATGCAGGATTTAAACTATCAGGTGGAAGTGTTGAAAAAAAGCCCCCAAATCGTAGCTAAAGATTTTTTAGAAAGCTTAGGGTTATAAAGCATGAAAGAAATCGTTACAATAGAGAATGTGTCTTTTAACTACCACAATCGCGCTGTTTTTAAGGATTTCAATTTAAGCATTGAAAAAGGGGATTTTTTATGCGTTTTAGGGGAGAGCGGGAGCGGCAAAAGCACGCTTTTAGGCTTGATTTTAGGGCTTTTAAAACCTAATCTTGGGAGCGTTAAAATCTTTAATGAGACCCTTTCAAACAACGCTTTTTTACGCCAAAAAATAGGCTATATCGCTCAAGGCAATTCCTTATTTTCTCATTTAAACGCCATGCAAAACATGACCTTTTGCCTTAATTTACAAGGCATAAACAAACAAGCCGCTCAAAAAGAAGCCAAAGCCTTAGCGTTAAAAATGGGGTTAGATGAGAGCCTTATGGATAAATTCCCCAATGAATTGAGCGGGGGGCAAGCCCAAAGAGTGGGCATTATTAGGGGGATTATCCACAAGCCAGAACTCATTTTATTAGATGAGCCTTTTAGCGCTTTAGATAGTTTAAATCGTAAGAATTTGCAGGATCTCATCAAAGAAATACACCAAAATTCTTGCGCTACTTTCATTATGGTAACGCATGATGAGGAAGAGGCCCAAAAGTTAGCCACAAAAACCCTAGAAATCAAAGCCCTTAAACAAGAGCAATGATTTTAAGGCTCGTTTAAAAATTCTGGCGTGGTGTTATTGGTGGGCGTTTGCATAGAAGAATTAGAGCTGTTTGAAGTTTTTTTAGCGGGTTTTTCATTGAATGGGGGGGCTTTATAGCCGCAAGCTTGAATCGTTATTGCCACAAGCGTTAAAAAGCATGTTAAGATCAGTTTATGGAACAAAATATTTTCTCCTTACTCATTCAAAAAAAGTCTTATAAAAAGCTTGAAACTCTTTTGAAACTCAAAAAGCTTAAGGTTTTTATGCCTTTAAGTTTACAAGAAAATTTGCTTTTTATCTTCATCAAAGACTCTAAATTGCTTTTTGCGTTTAAAGATCTTTGGGCTTCTAAAGAATTTAATCAACGATTCGCTAAAGAAATCAGCCATTTTTTGAACACGCAAGGGCATGCTTATGGGTTTGATGGGTTAGACGGGTTGGAAATTTTAGGTTATGTGCCTAAAGATTCCTTAGAAAAAGCCAATTTTTATGCCCCTATTAAAAAACAAGCCCAATTTTATCGCCCTAGCGCTTTAGGGTTGTTCCATAACCCCATTAAAGACGCTCGCTTGCATGAATGTTTTGAAAAAGCGCGCGCTTTGATCCACTACCAACGCAGTTTTTTTGAGGAATGAATGGCTGATTTATTGTCCAGTTTGAAAAACCTTTCTAGTAGCAGTGGCGTGTATCAATATTTTGATAAAAACCGCCAATTACTCTACATCGGTAAGGCGAAAAATTTAAAAAAGCGCATCAAAAGCTATTTTTCTATCCGTAACAATGAAATCACGCCCAACCATCGCGCAAGCTTACGCGTCCAAATGATGGTCAAACAAATCGCTTTTTTAGAAACCATTTTAGTGGAAAACGAGCAAGACGCTTTGATTTTAGAAAATTCTTTGATCAAGCAGCTCAAGCCCAAATACAACATTCTTTTAAGAGACGATAAAACTTACCCTTATATTTATATGGATTTTTCCACTGACTTCCCTATCCCTTTAATCACACGAAAAATTTTAAAACAGCCTGGCGTTAAATATTTTGGCCCTTTTACAAGCGGGGCTAAGGATATTTTGGATAGCTTGTATGAATTGCTCCCGTTGGTTCAAAAGAAAAATTGCATCAAGGATAAAAAGGCATGCATGTTTTATCAAATAGAGCGTTGTAAAGCCCCATGCGAGGATAAAATCACCAAAGAAGAGTATTTAAAAATCGCTAAAGAATGTTTAGAAATGATTGAAAATAAAGACAGGCTCATCAAAGAGCTTGAATTGAAAATGGAGCGCCTTTCTAGTAACTTGCGTTTTGAAGAAGCCCTAATTTATAGGGACAGGATTGCAAAAATCCAAAAAATCGCCCCTTTCACTTGCATGGATTTAGCCAAACTCTACGATTTGGATATTTTTGCTTTTTATGGTGGGAACAACAAGGCGGTGTTAGTGAAAATGTTCATGCGTGGGGGTAAAATCATTTCTTCAGCGTTTGAAAAAATCCACTCCCTTAATGGGTTTGACACCGATGAGGCGATGAAACAAGCCATTATCAATCATTACCAATCGCATTTGCCTTTGATGCCTGAACAGATCTTATTGAGCGCTTGCTCTAATGAAACGCTTAAAGAATTGCAAGAGTTTATCTCTCATCAATATTCTAAAAAAATCGCTCTTAGCATTCCTAAAAAGGGCGATAAGCTCGCTTTAATAGAAATCGCTATGAAAAACGCTCAAGAGATTTTTAGCCAAGAAAAAACCTCTAATGAAGATCTGATTTTAGAAGAAGCGCGATCGCTCTTCAATTTAGAATGCATGCCTTATAGGGTGGAAATCTTTGACACAAGCCACCATTCAAACAGCCAATGCGTGGGGGGAATGGTCGTGTATGAAAATAACGCCTTCCAAAAAAACTCTTATCGGCGTTACCATTTAAAAGGCTCTAACGAATACGCTCAAATGAGCGAATTGCTCACCAGAAGGGCTTTAGACTTTGCTAAAGAGCCACCGCCTAATTTGTGGGTGATTGATGGAGGGAGGGCGCAATTAAACATCGCTTTAGAAGTTTTAAAAAGCAGCGGGAGTTTTGTAGAAGTGATCGCTATTTCTAAAGAAAAAAGGGATTCTAAGGCTTATCGCTCTAAAGGGGGCGCTAAAGACATTATCTATACGATTAATAATACTTTTAAATTGCTCCCTAGCGACAAACGCTTGCAATGGGTGCAAAAATTGCGCGATGAAAGCCACCGGTATGCGATAAACTTCCATAGATCCACTAAACTTAAAAACATGAAACAAATCGCTCTTTTAAAAGAAAAGGGCATAGGAGAAGCCAGCGTGAAAAAATTATTGGATTATTTTGGGAGTTTTGAAGCGATAGAAAAAGCGAGCGAGCAGGAAAAAAACGCCGTTTTAAAAAAACGAATTTAAAGGAAAAAACATGAAAAAAAGATTGAATGTAGGGCTTGTGGGTTTAGGGTGTGTGGGGAGCGCGGTCGCTAAAATCTTACAAGAAAATCAAGAAATCATCAAAGACAGAGCCGGCGTAGAAATTAAAATTAAAAAAGCGGTGGTGCGAGACGTGAAAAAACACAAAAACTATGCTTTTGAAATCAGCAATGATTTAGAAAGCTTGATAGAAGATGAAGAAATTGATATTATCGTGGAGCTTATGGGTGGGGTGGAAGCGCCTTATCTTTTAGCTAAAAAAACTTTAGCCAAGCAAAAAGCTTTCGTTACAGCCAATAAAGCCATGTTGGCGTACCACCGCTATGAATTAGAACAAACCGCTAAAAACACCCCCATAGGCTTTGAAGCGAGCGTGTGCGGGGGTATCCCTATTATCAAGGCTTTAAAAGACGGCTTGAGCGCTAATCACATCCTTTCTTTTAAAGGGATTTTAAACGGCACCAGCAATTACATTTTAAGCCAAATGTTTAAAAATCAAGCAAGCTTTAAGGACGCTTTGAAAGACGCCCAACATTTAGGCTATGCGGAATTAAACCCTGAATTTGACATTAAAGGCATTGATGCAGCGCACAAATTATTGATTTTAGCGTCTTTAGCCTATGGCATTGATGCGAAATTAGAAGAAATTTTAATTGAAGGCATTGAAAAAATAGAGCCAGACGACATGGAATTTGCTAAAGAATTTGGTTATAACATTAAACTTTTAGGCATCGCTAAAAAACACCAAGATTGCATTGAATTAAGGGTGCATCCAAGCATGATTAAAAATGAATGCATGCTCTCTAAAGTGGATGGGGTGATGAACGCTATAAGCGTTATAGGGGATAAGGTGGGCGAGACTTTGTATTATGGGGCTGGGGCTGGGGGAGAGCCTACCGCAAGCGCGGTCATTAGCGATATTATAGAAATTGCAAGGAAAAAAAGCTCTCTAATGCTAGGCTTTGAAACCCCTCAAAAACTCCCCCTAAAACCCAAAGAAGAAATCCAATGCGCTTATTATGCGCGTTTGTTGGTGAGCGATGAAAAAGGGGTTTTTTCTCAAATTAGCGCGATTTTAGCCCAAAATGATATTTCGTTCAACAATGTCTTACAAAAAGAAATCCCGCATTCCAACAAGGCTAAAATCTTATTTTCCACGCACACCACCAACGAAAAATCTATGTTAAACGCCCTTAAAGAGCTTGAAAATCTAAAAAGCGTGCTAGACACCCCTAAAATGATCCGTTTGGAAAATTGAATGCGCTTTTTGAATAACAAGCATAGGGCAAAGGGCTTGAAGGCTGAAGAAGAGGCTTGCGGGTTTTTAAAAACGCTGGGCTTTGAAATGATAGAGAGGAACTTTTTTTCACAATTTGGCGAAATTGATATTATCGCTTTGAAAAAAGGGGTTTTGCATTTCATTGAAGTCAAAAGCGGGGAAAATTTTGATCCCATTTATGCGATCACGCCGAGTAAATTAAAAAAGATGATTAAAACAATCCGCTGTTATTTGTCCCAAAAAGATCCCAATAGCGATTTTTGCATTGACGCCCTTATTGTGAAAAATGGTAAATTTGAGCTTTTAGAAAATATCACTTTTTAGATTTTTATCCAAAATCAATGCGTTTTCATTAACATTCTTAAGCTAATATAATTCTCGTTAATCAAAATCATATATTTAGGAGTAACTAATGAGTCACTATATTGAATTAACTGAAGAAAATTTTGAAAGCACCATTAAAAAAGGGGTTGCGTTAGTGGATTTTTGGGCGCCATGGTGTGGTCCTTGTAAGATGCTATCCCCTGTGATTGATGAATTAGCTAGCGAATATCAAGGTAAGGCTAAGATTTGTAAAGTCAATACCGATGAGCAAGAAGAATTGAGCACGAAATTTGGTATCAGGAGCATTCCTACGCTTTTATTCACAAAAGATGGCGAAGTTGTCCATCAGTTGGTGGGCGTGCAAA
The Helicobacter pylori genome window above contains:
- the motA gene encoding flagellar motor stator protein MotA; this translates as MDLSTILGLVLAVASISLGDILEDGNPLHIIHLSSVIIIVPTSLFAAMTGTHARYVKAAYKEIKIVFLNPKINLNETIKNLVELATLARKDGVLSLEGRVAQIEDDFTRNGLSMIIDGKDLKSVKESLEISIEEMEEYYHGAAHYWETAGETAPTMGLVGAVMGLMLALQKLDNPAEMAAGIAGAFTATVTGIMCAYAIFGPFGHKLKAKSKDIIKEKTVLLEGILGIANGENPRDLENKLLNYIAPGEPKKSQFEG
- the motB gene encoding flagellar motor protein MotB, whose amino-acid sequence is MAKKNKPTECPAGEKWAVPYADFLSLLLALFIALYAISAVNKSKVEALKTEFIKIFNYAPKPEAMQPVVVIPPDSGKEEEQMASESSKPASQNTETKATIARKGEGSVLEQIDQGSVLKLPSSLLFENATSDAINQDMMLYLERIAKIIQKLPKRVHINVRGFTDNTPLVKTRFKSHYELAANRAYRVMKVLMQYGVDPNQLSFSSYGSTNPIAPNDSLENRMKNNRVEIFFSTDANDLSKIHSILDEEFNPHKQQE
- a CDS encoding glycine betaine ABC transporter substrate-binding protein, with protein sequence MLGMGVFKQLIKELYEWLLHSVDVVTQHLVAMVLKISVVKYLIKEFHDRFIYFIDLLAQHFIIVALSSLLVLVFGVLIGVFVFYNSKARAFLLPVVNFLYTIPSLALFALFIPVIGVGLKNALLVLVLYGLLPIVHSTYNALKEAREEVIKAAIGLGCNSKELFFRVHFLLAIPQILVGLRIAVVMLVAMAGIGALIGAGGLGQAIFRGLNTQNTTLLVAGSLIIALFSVLADKFVSVFQHENALQRLFSQNATQKQKRRVYTNLAVFLFLLLASALWLIPRNAIEEKPLVVATKPSSEQYILGEILSLLLEKHHIPIKRAFGIGGGTMNIHPALIRGDFDLYVEYTGTAWVNTLKNPLTQKVDFETIKKRYEKEFNLLWVGLLGFNNTYSLAISKEDAQKYAIETFSDLAFHSPNFDFGAEFDFFEREDAFKGLVKAYRFRFRSLHEMDINLRYKSFESHKINALDVFTTDAQIKELDLKVLKDDKGFFPNYQAGIVIRKETIKKYPEALKILEKLDSKISDEKMQDLNYQVEVLKKSPQIVAKDFLESLGL
- a CDS encoding ATP-binding cassette domain-containing protein — protein: MKEIVTIENVSFNYHNRAVFKDFNLSIEKGDFLCVLGESGSGKSTLLGLILGLLKPNLGSVKIFNETLSNNAFLRQKIGYIAQGNSLFSHLNAMQNMTFCLNLQGINKQAAQKEAKALALKMGLDESLMDKFPNELSGGQAQRVGIIRGIIHKPELILLDEPFSALDSLNRKNLQDLIKEIHQNSCATFIMVTHDEEEAQKLATKTLEIKALKQEQ
- the uvrC gene encoding excinuclease ABC subunit UvrC; its protein translation is MADLLSSLKNLSSSSGVYQYFDKNRQLLYIGKAKNLKKRIKSYFSIRNNEITPNHRASLRVQMMVKQIAFLETILVENEQDALILENSLIKQLKPKYNILLRDDKTYPYIYMDFSTDFPIPLITRKILKQPGVKYFGPFTSGAKDILDSLYELLPLVQKKNCIKDKKACMFYQIERCKAPCEDKITKEEYLKIAKECLEMIENKDRLIKELELKMERLSSNLRFEEALIYRDRIAKIQKIAPFTCMDLAKLYDLDIFAFYGGNNKAVLVKMFMRGGKIISSAFEKIHSLNGFDTDEAMKQAIINHYQSHLPLMPEQILLSACSNETLKELQEFISHQYSKKIALSIPKKGDKLALIEIAMKNAQEIFSQEKTSNEDLILEEARSLFNLECMPYRVEIFDTSHHSNSQCVGGMVVYENNAFQKNSYRRYHLKGSNEYAQMSELLTRRALDFAKEPPPNLWVIDGGRAQLNIALEVLKSSGSFVEVIAISKEKRDSKAYRSKGGAKDIIYTINNTFKLLPSDKRLQWVQKLRDESHRYAINFHRSTKLKNMKQIALLKEKGIGEASVKKLLDYFGSFEAIEKASEQEKNAVLKKRI
- a CDS encoding homoserine dehydrogenase, whose translation is MKKRLNVGLVGLGCVGSAVAKILQENQEIIKDRAGVEIKIKKAVVRDVKKHKNYAFEISNDLESLIEDEEIDIIVELMGGVEAPYLLAKKTLAKQKAFVTANKAMLAYHRYELEQTAKNTPIGFEASVCGGIPIIKALKDGLSANHILSFKGILNGTSNYILSQMFKNQASFKDALKDAQHLGYAELNPEFDIKGIDAAHKLLILASLAYGIDAKLEEILIEGIEKIEPDDMEFAKEFGYNIKLLGIAKKHQDCIELRVHPSMIKNECMLSKVDGVMNAISVIGDKVGETLYYGAGAGGEPTASAVISDIIEIARKKSSLMLGFETPQKLPLKPKEEIQCAYYARLLVSDEKGVFSQISAILAQNDISFNNVLQKEIPHSNKAKILFSTHTTNEKSMLNALKELENLKSVLDTPKMIRLEN
- a CDS encoding YraN family protein, which translates into the protein MRFLNNKHRAKGLKAEEEACGFLKTLGFEMIERNFFSQFGEIDIIALKKGVLHFIEVKSGENFDPIYAITPSKLKKMIKTIRCYLSQKDPNSDFCIDALIVKNGKFELLENITF
- the trxA gene encoding thioredoxin yields the protein MSHYIELTEENFESTIKKGVALVDFWAPWCGPCKMLSPVIDELASEYQGKAKICKVNTDEQEELSTKFGIRSIPTLLFTKDGEVVHQLVGVQTKVALKEQLNKLLG